The Pyricularia oryzae 70-15 chromosome 5, whole genome shotgun sequence genome includes a region encoding these proteins:
- a CDS encoding U3 small nucleolar ribonucleoprotein IMP4, with protein sequence MIRKQARERRDYLYRKVAILKDAEINEKKAKMRASLAQGRPLEKDIANDEKLRADYHYDESRIDREDLDLDDEYAQLSGLVDPRVMVTTSRDPSARLAAFAKEIRLLLPTAIRLNRGNLILPELVRSVQAAGLSDIVLLHERRGTPTALTISHMPHGPTVSFSLHNVLLRHDIPGSVRGTVSEAYPHLVFDGFTSKLGQRIVKVLKHLFPPREPITNKAKMSNRVITFKNIDDVIEVRHHVFVRTGHESVELAEVGPRMSMKVFEIRGGTLENKDGDVEWHLSQYTRTSRKKNYL encoded by the exons ATGATT CGAAAACAAGCAAGAGAACGTCGAGATTACCTGTACCGAAAGGTGGCGATCCTCAAAGATGCCGAAATCAACGAGAAGAAGGCAAAGATGAGGGCATCACTAGCCCAGGGCCGGCCACTGGAAAAGGACATTGCAAACGACGAGAAGCTGCGCGCAGACTACCACTACGACGAGTCTAGGATAGACAGAGAAGACCTGGATCTGGACGACGAATATGCGCAGCTGAGCGGCCTTGTAGACCCGAGGGTGATGGTGACGACAAGTCGCGACCCTAGCGCGCGGCTGGCCGCGTTTGCAAAAGAGATCCGACTGCTCCTGCCGACTGCTATAAGGCTCAACCGTGGAAACTTGATCTTGCCGGAGCTTGTCCGGAGTGTGCAAGCCGCAGGCCTCTCGGATATCGTCCTCCTCCACGAGCGCCGAGGAACACCGACGGCGCTCACCATTTCACACATGCCTCACGGCCCGACAGTGTCATTTTCTCTGCACAACGTTTTGCTGAGGCATGACATACCCGGAAGTGTCAGGGGGACTGTCTCCGAGGCCTATCCCCACCTTGTGTTTGACGGATTCACCTCCAAACTTGGTCAGCGCATCGTCAAGGTTCTGAAGCACCTGTTCCCGCCCCGGGAGCCGATCACAAACAAGGCCAAGATGTCAAATCGTGTCATCACATTCAAGAACATTGATGATGTTATCGAGGTCCGACATCACGTATTTGTTAGGACAGGTCACGAAAGTGTCGAGCTGGCAGAGGTCGGCCCACGGATGAGCATGAAGGTGTTTGAGATCAGGGGAGGAACGTTGGAGAACAAGGATGGTGATGTAGAATGGCATCTGAGCCAGTACACGAGGACCAGCAGGAAGAAGAACTACTTGTAA
- a CDS encoding regulator-nonsense transcripts 1, producing MEGAFTHLGNHLISDSAAAIKAGDTDDLSNIDADENLLYGKYGGRGGLGGARRRAADDDETEALDDDDDESLASVPVDGMRGLSLKAAEEEKELPEHACAYCGIHSPACVVKCLGCKKWFCNSRGNTSSSHIINHLVRARHKEVQLHPESTLGDTILECYNCGVRNVFLLGFIPAKSDTVVVLLCRQPCAANPSSKDMSWDISRWSPLLDERNFLSWLVAVPTDAEQLRARHLTPPMIAKLEELWKEDANATVDDLEKNEQIDDEPHPVLLKYDDPYHYQNIFGPLVKMESDYDKKLKEAQSEDGLVVRWDYGLNNKHLASFILPKIESGDVKLAVGDEMRLKYKGELRPQWEGVGYVVKIPNNQSDEVTLELRKSGNDKSVPTECTHNFSADYVWKATSYDRMQLAMRNFAVDEMSVSGYIFHKLLGHEVAVAPMRTTMPKKFTAPGLPDLNGSQISAIKAVLSTPLSLIQGPPGTGKTVTSATIIYHLAKMNGSQVLVCAPSNVAVDQLCERVHRTGLKVVRLTAKSREDVESSVSFLALHEQVRMNDTNPELAKLQQLKSELGELSSQDEKKFKQLTKAAEREILSNADVVCCTCVGAGDPRLAKLKFRNVLIDESTQSAEPECMIPLVLGCKQVVLVGDHKQLGPVIMNKKAAKAGLNQSLFERLVKLGLTPIRLNVQYRMHPCLSEFPSNMFYEGSLQNGVTIQQRLRRDVDFPWPVADMPMMFWSNLGNEEISASGTSYLNRTEASNVEKLVTRFFKAGVKPGDIGVVTPYEGQRSYIVSTMQNTGTFKKESYKEVEVASVDAFQGREKDFIVLSCVRSNESQGIGFLSDPRRLNVALTRAKYGVVIIGNPKVLSKHELWHHLLIHFRDRKCLVDGPLTNLQASLLQFSKPKTPFRPARFSQQHSQYAPSQAGYANGRFPGSNLNGGSGRDFDTGSMMSYIPDDVSSLHSSSLGGAGLASAYPAMFSNFNPEQWPGLPGVPGHGRSGNRNRGRGAESIAGESVANSEYTDASSSVIGGKGIGQGGVSLGAGIGAGIGAGLHDAVGAGRPTSYSHSDRLRQYVESGGRMTGPNNGYRRYDDDQQSISTAFASQAGGTGYD from the exons ATGGAGGGCGCGTTTACGCACCTCGGCAACCACCTGATTTCGGACTCTGCAGCCGCAATCAAGGCTGGTGATACCGACGACCTTTCCAACATCGATGCCGACGAGAACCTCCTCTATGGAAAATATGGCGGGCGCGGCGGTCTAGGCGGCGCTCGCCGTCGCGCCGCGGACGATGATGAGACCGAGGCCttggacgacgatgacgatgagagCCTGGCCAGCGTTCCCGTAGACGGGATGCGCGGCCTCAGTCTGAAAGCTGCTGAAGAGGAGAAAGAGTTGCCGGAGCATGCCTGCGC TTACTGCGGTATACATTCTCCGGCTTGTGTAGTCAAGTGTCTTGGCTGTAAGAAATGGTTCTGCAACTCTCGTGGCAACACGTCGTCCTCCCACATAATCAACCATCTTGTTCGCGCGCGTCACAAGGAGGTCCAGCTCCATCCCGAATCCACCTTGGGCGATACTATCTTGGAGTGCTACAACTGCGGAGTCCGGAACGTCTTTCTTCTCGGCTTTATTCCCGCCAAGTCCGATACTGTGGTGGTCCTTCTGTGTCGCCAGCCATGCGCCGCTAACCCGTCTTCCAAGGACATGAGCTGGGATATTTCGCGATGGTCACCACTGTTAGATGAGCGGAACTTCCTTTCCTGGCTCGTTGCTGTTCCTACCGATGCCGAGCAGCTCCGCGCACGGCACCTGACACCGCCCATGATTGCCAAGCTTGAGGAGCTATGGAAGGAGGATGCGAACGCAACCGTGGACGATCTAGAGAAGAACGAGCAAATTGACGACGAGCCTCACCCAGTGCTTCTCAAATACGACGACCCATACCACTACCAGAACATTTTTGGTCCGCTTGTCAAGATGGAGTCGGACTACGATAAGAAGCTGAAGGAAGCGCAGTCAGAGGATGGCCTCGTCGTTCGGTGGGACTATGGTCTCAACAACAAGCACCTTGCTAGCTTCATCTTGCCCAAGATCGAGTCTGGAGACGTTAAGCTAGCCGTTGGTGACGAGATGCGACTGAAGTATAAGGGAGAGCTCCGTCCACAGTGGGAAGGCGTTGGTTATGTCGTGAAGATTCCTAACAATCAATCTGACGAGGTGACGCTGGAGCTACGGAAGTCAGGAAACGACAAGTCTGTGCCAACCGAGTGCACCCACAACTTTTCGGCTGATTATGTTTGGAAAGCGACCTCATACGATCGAATGCAGCTCGCCATGCGGAACTTTGCGGTCGACGAGATGAGCGTCAGTGGCTACATCTTCCACAAACTCCTGGGTCACGAGGTTGCTGTGGCTCCGATGCGGACTACGATGCCCAAAAAGTTCACCGCTCCCGGTCTTCCTGACCTCAACGGTAGCCAGATCAGTGCAATCAAGGCCGTCTTGTCCACGCCGCTGAGTTTGATCCAGGGGCCCCCCGGAACCGGAAAGACTGTGACCTCGGCCACCATCATTTACCACCTTGCCAAGATGAATGGCAGCCAAGTCCTGGTCTGCGCCCCCTCCAACGTTGCCGTTGACCAGCTGTGCGAGCGAGTTCACCGCACCGGCCTCAAGGTTGTGCGCCTGACGGCCAAATCTCGTGAGGACGTCGAGTCTTCTGTCAGCTTCCTTGCTCTGCACGAGCAGGTTCGCATGAACGACACCAATCCGGAACTTGCCAAGCTTCAGCAGCTGAAGAGTGAACTCGGCGAACTTTCAAGCCAAGATGAGAAGAAGTTCAAGCAGTTAACCAAGGCCGCCGAGCGGGAGATCTTGAGCAACGCAGACGTTGTTTGCTGTACTTGCGTCGGCGCTGGTGACCCTCGTCTTGCCAAACTCAAGTTCCGCAACGTACTAATTGACGAGTCAACACAGTCTGCCGAGCCAGAGTGCATGATTCCTCTGGTTCTCGGATGCAAGCAAGTCGTCCTGGTGGGTGACCACAAGCAGCTTGGCCCGGTTATTATGAACAAGAAGGCCGCAAAAGCTGGTCTGAACCAGTCTCTGTTCGAGCGCCTGGTCAAGCTTGGGTTGACCCCCATCAGGTTGAACGTTCAGTACCGCATGCACCCTTGCCTGTCTGAGTTCCCATCCAACATGTTTTACGAGGGATCTTTGCAAAACGGTGTTACGATCCAGCAGCGCCTTCGCCGTGACGTCGACTTTCCCTGGCCAGTTGCAGACATGCCCATGATGTTCTGGTCCAACTTGGGTAACGAGGAAATTTCAGCATCAGGCACATCCTACCTGAACCGGACCGAGGCTTCCAACGTCGAGAAGCTCGTCACACGCTTCTTCAAGGCTGGAGTCAAGCCCGGTGACATTGGTGTCGTCACACCATACGAGGGCCAGAGGAGCTATATCGTCAGCACAATGCAGAACACGGGAACTTTCAAGAAGGAGAGCTACAAAGAAGTTGAGGTTGCCTCGGTCGATGCCTTCCAGGGCCGTGAAAAGGATTTTATTGTCCTTTCGTGTGTGCGCTCGAACGAGAGCCAGGGCATTGGTTTCTTGTCTGACCCGCGCCGTCTCAATGTGGCTCTCACTCGTGCAAAGTATGGCGTCGTCATTATCGGCAATCCCAAGGTCCTTTCAAAGCACGAGCTGTGGCATCACTTGCTCATTCATTTCCGTGATCGCAAGTGCCTGGTCGATGGGCCTCTCACCAACTTGCAAGCTTCCCTTTTGCAATTCAGCAAGCCCAAGACTCCGTTCCGACCTGCACGCTTCTCCCAGCAGCACTCGCAGTATGCGCCAAGTCAGGCGGGTTATGCCAACGGCCGCTTCCCCGGCTCGAACCTCAACGGAGGATCTGGCAGGGACTTTGATACAGGCTCCATGATGTCTTATATTCCCGACGATGTCTCGTCCCTTCACAGCTCAAGCCTTGGCGGTGCTGGCCTTGCATCTGCATATCCTGCCATGTTCTCCAACTTCAACCCCGAGCAGTGGCCTGGTCTTCCCGGCGTACCTGGACATGGCCGTTCTGGCAACAGGAATCGTGGCCGGGGTGCGGAGAGCATTGCCGGAGAGAGTGTCGCAAACTCGGAATACACAGACGCGAGCTCTAGCGTCATTGGTGGCAAGGGCATCGGGCAGGGTGGTGTCAGTCTCGGTGCAGGAATTGGAGCTGGCATCGGTGCCGGACTTCATGATGCCGTTGGCGCGGGTCGTCCGACCTCTTATAGCCACAGCGATCGCCTCAGGCAGTACGTCGAGAGCGGCGGCCGCATGACTGGTCCGAACAACGGCTACCGTCGCTACGACGACGACCAGCAAAGCATTAGCACGGCTTTTGCCAGTCAAGCAGGCGGCACTGGCTATGACTGA
- a CDS encoding FAD binding domain-containing protein — MHFKLIASSWASLALLAAVQAASQTCDIVNNQRASIQSLSKNDGDYKTEQDHYWSTACGDLKPSCILKPKDAQELSFIMQTLQANNETFAVKSGGHNPNNYFASVQDGPLISTTALNPGVVYNAENNTVTVGPGNRWDDVMGALDGKNVTVVGGRIGNVGVGGYLLGGGLGFLSTQYGWAANQIVEAEVVLANGTIVTASESANPQLLMALRGGGNNFGIVTKFVLKAYPIGQVWGGNMVFGASKTDEILAAVRDFTENYDKYPKAAIIATAELTALNAAKIWTLFLFYDGESPPAGIFDKFLAAKPTINNCKSRSYADLLSYNNWAVLHGSRYVIATETTPLPSAADGQRVMRSYYDHWFKTSEPRAITPGSVASMAFQPIPKSMARIARDKGGDLIDLDDSTDRIIFEFNYSYWFSISDKNVASTTATLVDGMKSLVDGYVADGTLPDAYRPLFMNDAHHTQDYWGRLRPEKRQLAADVRAQVDPQNIFAQRTGGIKL; from the exons ATGCACTTCAAGTTGATAGCCTCGTCGTGGGCCTCTTTGGCCCTCCTGGCTGCCGTTCAGGCTGCTTCGCAGACGTGCGACATTGTCAACAACCAGCGGGCCAGCATCCAGTCCTTGTCTAAGAATGACGGTGACTACAAGACAGAACAGGACCACTACTG GTCCACGGCCTGTGGCGATCTCAAGCCGTCGTGCATCCTGAAGCCCAAGGACGCGCAGGAGCTGTCGTTTATCATGCAGACCCTGCAGGCTAACAACGAGACCTTTGCCGTCAAGTCGGGCGGCCACAACCCAAACAACTACTTTGCAAGTGTCCAGGACGGCCCTCTCatctccaccacggcccTGAACCCCGGGGTCGTGTACAACGCCGAGAACAACACCGTCACCGTTGGCCCCGGTAACCGTTGGGACGACGTCATGGGTGCCCTCGACGGCAAGAACGTCACCGTCGTCGGCGGCCGCATCGGCAACGTGGGCGTGGGCGGCTACCTCCTgggcggcggcctcggcttCCTCAGCACGCAGTACGGCTGGGCGGCCAACCAGATCGTCGAGGCCGAGGTGGTGCTGGCCAACGGCACCATCGTCACGGCGTCGGAGTCGGCCAACCCGCAGCTCCTCATGGCCctgcgcggcggcggcaacaacTTTGGCATCGTGACAAAGTTCGTCCTCAAGGCCTACCCGATCGGCCAGGTCTGGGGCGGCAACATGGTGTTTGGCGCGTCCAAGACGGACGAGATCCTGGCTGCCGTCCGGGACTTTACCGAGAACTACGACAAGTACCCCAAGGCCGCCATCATCGCCACGGCCGAGCTCACGGCCCTCAACGCCGCCAAGATCTGGACGCTCTTCCTTTTCTACGACGGCGAGTCTCCCCCCGCCGGCATCTTTGACAaattcctcgccgccaagccCACCATCAACAACTGCAAGTCCCGGTCCTACGCCGACCTCCTGTCGTACAACAACTGGGCCGTCCTGCACGGGTCGCGCTACGTCATCGCCACCGAGACGACCCCTCTCCCCTCGGCGGCCGACGGCCAGCGCGTCATGCGCTCCTACTACGACCACTGGTTCAAgacgtccgagccgcgggcCATCACCCCGGGCAGCGTGGCGTCGATGGCGTTCCAGCCCATCCCCAAGAGCATGGCGCGGATCGCGCGCGACAAGGGCGGCGACCTGATCGACCTGGACGACTCGACGGACCGCATCATCTTTGAGTTCAACTACTCGTACTGGTTCAGCATCAGCGACAAGAACGTCGCCTCCACGACGGCCACGCTCGTCGACGGCATGAAGAGCCTGGTCGACGGCTACGTCGCCGACGGCACCCTGCCCGACGCCTACAGGCCGCTCTTCATGAACGACGCCCACCACACCCAGGACTACTGGGGTCGCCTGCGGCCGGAGAAGAGGCAGCTCGCCGCCGACGTCCGCGCGCAGGTGGACCCGCAAAACATCTTTGCCCAGCGCACGGGCGGCATCAAGCTGTGA
- a CDS encoding SUMO-conjugating enzyme ubc9, protein MSLSQNRLQEERKQWRKDHPFGFYAKPQRTENGTLDLKVWECGIPGKEKTIWEGGLFKMTITFPEEYPTKPPKCKFVPPLFHPNVYPSGTVCLSILNEEEAWKPSITVKQILIGVQDLLNDPNPESPAQADAYNLFKKDKVEYEKRIKRVVRENPAP, encoded by the exons ATGTCTCTCAGCCAGAACCGGTTGCAGGAGGAGCG CAAACAATGGCGCAAGGACCATCCCTTTGGTTTCTACGCAAAGCCGCAACGGACGGAGAACGGCACGCTGGACCTCAAGGTGTGGGAATGTGGTATCCCGGGcaaggaaaagaccatatggGAAGGCGGTCTTTTCAAGATGACGATTACGTTCCCGGAGG AGTACCCAACTAAGCCACCCAAAT GCAAATTCGTGCCGCCGCTGTTCCATCCCAACGTCTACCCGTCAGGCACCGTATGCCTGTCCATTTTgaacgaggaggaggcgtGGAAGCCCTCCATCACCGTCAAGCAGATCCTCATCGGCGTCCAGGATTTGCTCAACGACCCCAACCCTGAGTCACCGGCTCAGGCAGACGCATACAACCTTTTCAAAAAGGACAAGGTCGAGTACGAGAAAAGGATCAAGAGGGTCGTCAGGGAGAACCCAGCCCCTTGA